AGGAGAAGAAATCGTTATTACTCAAAATAATCAACCCATAGCTAAAATCTCTCCGATTAAACGGCTATTAAAGCGAGGAAGTGCTGAAGGAAAAGTATGGATGAGTGACGACTTTGATCAACCACTAGAAGATTTTATGGAATATATGTAATGAACTTTTTATTAGATACACATATATTTCTTTGGTTTGTTAATGACAATCCTCGATTGAGCAATAATCTTAAAGATGTGATCGAAAATGAGAGCAATTTTAGCTATCTTAGTGTGGCAAGTCTTTGGGAAATGTCTATTAAATACAGTTTAGGAAAGTTAAAATTAGAACCTTCTTATGAAGATTTTGTCGAGAAAGAGGTAAAAGAAAGTAATATTATTTTACTAGATATTGAGTTGAAGCATCTTGAAATTAACGCAACTCTCCCTTTCTATTTTCTTCCTAAAAAACTAAATTGAAAAGCCAAAATAAGGGAAATATAAAAAAAATATAAAAAGAAATTCTTATTCATGGTCAAAAGTGACATTCATTAGCTACATTAGAAGTCAACTATTAATCTCGTTTGATTGTGGGCAAATTTAGTATTGCAGGTCACAAATTTAGTTAAGAATAAGTGATTTATTAAATATTGTCTCAAAACAACGGGACTGCGTTAAAAAGAGGAGTAATCAAAATGAATCAGTTAATCAGCGCCCTTCACCTCCATAATGAAGCAATCAACACAGAAACAGACCGAGATTTGACAGAAATCATTGCCGAATACACTGACGAAATCGATGCGAAAAAATCAAGGGGAAATAGCCCCAAAGCAGAAGATTCTGTAGGTTCTTTTTTCAAAGAAATGGCGCGCTACCCCCTCCTCAGTGCCTCAGAAGAAATTGATCTCGCCTATGCTGTTAAATTTTTAATGGAATGCGAAGAAAAACAACAGTTGTTACATCATCAATTACAGCGCACTCCTAGTAAAAAAGAACTAGCTCAAGTGATGGGCTTAGAAAATGAGCGTCAATTAGACAATCGCTTGTATAAAGGAAGAGTTGCCAAACGTAAAATGATTCGCTCTAACCTGCGTTTAGTAGTATCCATTGCCAAACGTTATCTTAATCGTGGTGTGCCTTTCTTGGATTTGATTCAGGAGGGCGCTATTGGCTTAAATCGCGCCGCCGAAAAATTCGACCCCAACAAAGGCTATAAATTTTCTACCTACGCCTATTGGTGGATTCGTCAAGCTATCACTCGCACCATCGCCAATGACTCTCGCACCATTCGTTTACCCATTCATATCGTTGAAAAACTAAATAAACTCAAAAAAGCTCAACGGGAATTAAAACAAGACTTACAGCGCAACCCCACCGAAACCGAATTAGCGGACGAAATGGGCATCAATCAACAGGGTTTACATCAGCTATTGCAACTAAAAAGACAATCTTTATCACTTAATCATCGAGTGGGGAAAGGAGAAGACACCGAATTATTAGAATTACTGGAGGACACAAACTTACTACTGCCTGAAGAAAAAATAAATGAAGCGATGATGCACCAAGAAATCGTTTCTGTGTTAACCGACGTTTTAAGTGAAAGAGAAAAGGAAGTAATTGTTTTGCGCTATGGTTTAGCTAGTTCTAAACCCCATACCTTAGAAGAAGTGGGACAAATTTTTGATCTGTCGAGGGAGAGAGTGCGCCAAATCCAAACTAAAGCAATGCGTAAACTTAGAAGACCTCAAGTTGCTAGACGTTTAAAAGGTTGGTTAACTTAAACAAACACCGTATATCGGGCTTCTAGCCCGATCACTCATCCCAAATATTATTGAGAGCAATTAAAATAAAACCAATGGCAGCTAATCCTTTGAGTAATTTTACTGGTAAAAATTCACCGATGGCAACTCCAGCAATTACTCCCAAGAAACTAGCTAGAATTAGGGCAACGATTGAACCAAAAAAGACGGCTTGAGGTGATTTTGAACCACCACTGAGGGCGATGGCAGCTAACTGGCTTTTATCGCCTATTTCTGCGACAAATACGGTGACAAAGGTTAGGCTTAATAATTCCCAATCCATAATATTTTTTGTTAAATGTTTCCTTCCAAGAAATTATAACACTGGTCAAAAGCGCAACGACTTTAATAATTTATAATTCATGATTAGGGTGTGCTGAATAAATCAAAACCCTTGTCAAATAAAAGTTTAAAGTCTATTCTACATAACAAAAAGTGTCATAAATTGACTTTTTTCTCTAAAAATACTGTATTTTTCCATGCCAATCAAAAATAATTGATACAAATGAGCAATTTATGAAAAATAACTATTTGGCTAAAGTCTTAAATTTATAAGCATTTCACCTGAAACCTGACACCCGAAGCCTGACACCTCCCCTCACCAAAATACTTTTTCAGCAACCCCTACTTACTCATCCTCATCGCAGATAATTTCAATGGTGCGGGGTTGAGATGACTCTTTTTCTTCCTTTACCGTATTATTTTGTTTTGCTTTAGCTTGGTTAATGGTTTCATCAACAAATTTTCGAGCTTCTTCCGTTGTCATTTTGCCTTTATTCACCATATCATCTGCCATTTGCTGGATTTCTTGAGCAAAATTAGGATTATTGATAACTCTCTCCGCATTTTTGCGCACCTCCTCTAGGGTGTCTCCCGCTTTTTCGGCAGCATAACCAGCAATACCAATACCTAGATATAAGGCTTTTTGTAAGAAGTTTTCGGGTTTGTTTTCAGGGGCGCTCATTTTTCCTAACTCTTGTATAGATTGACAGTATTATCCTAGCTTATCCTCATATTCTCGACCGATTAAAATAATGTCGTGATTCCCCCACAGTGTGATATTCGGGCGAGAAGCCCGAAATATGGTCGATGTCTATAATTATTCTGCCGTAACTTTTCCTCGAAATACAAAATAATTATAAATGTTATAAAACAACATAATAGGGATTAAAAATCCAATAAACACTAACATAAATACCAAAGAACTAGGAGATGCGGCCGCTTGATATATGGTAATACTAGGGGGAATAATATAGGGAAAAACTACCAAAGCTAAACCCACAAAAGTTAACAAGAAAATTAGGATAGTAAGAATAAAAGGAGTTCTTTCTTGCTTTTTGTTTAGGCTAATAAATAACAAAACAACTAAACCTAATCCAATGATGGGAATAGCACTGAAAATATAAATAAAAGGTTCTTCAAATAGTCGATTTCGTGCAAAGATAGAAAAAATTGGGGTTACTGTAGTAATGGCAATAGCACCTAGTAAGGTAGTAATCGAGGCAAGTTTAGCAGTTTTATAATGGGTTTGCTGTAAACTACCAGAAGTTTTCATAATCAGATAACAAGAGCCAATCAAAACATAACCTTGGATTAAGGTTAAGGCAATCACCACACTACGCCAGTTAAACCAATCCCAAGTTGAGCCGATAAAATGCCCTGTTTCATCCACATGGATTCCTTCGATTACACCAGCAAGGGCAAAACCTTGCCCTATAGTTGCAACTAAACTACCAATGCCAAACGCTAAATTCCAAAAAAACTTTTGGTCAGAATTTTCTCGAAACTCAAATGCTACCGTGCGAAATACTAACCCCATTACCATCATCATAATAGGAATATAAAGAGAGCTTAAAATAGTGGCATAGGCAAGGGGAAAAGCCCCAAATAAACTACCCCCCATCAAAATTAACCAAGTGGCATTAGCATCCCAAACGTTACTTAAACTTGTCATTAATATTCCCCTCCTCTCCTCAGTAGAAGAAGTTAGGGAAAGAATGCCTACCCCCAAATCAAAACCATCTAACATCACATACATGAACAAAAATAACGCCAAAATGGCAAACCACACTAGGGGCAGTAAATAGTCTAATGATTCCATTACAAAATTCCTCGCAATTAATCGATAATTGTTGTTAGTTGATACTTGAAACGTAACTATCCAATATTTTTAGTAATATCAAGTTCGGATAATTAGTTACAAATAGATTAGCTCTTCGCACTTTACCCACCGTGTAATGAATTACACGGAACCAATAGGTTTACGTTCAATAAATTGAACTAAGATACTGATATTACTAATTTGTAAGTGATCGCGCAGCGGCAGCCTTCGGCTGATCAAACAGACTTGATGTAATCGGGCTAGAAGCCCGAAATACAGTCAAAAAAGGCTACTTTTTACAGAAGTTTATCCCTTAGCCGTTAATTAATAGGGCGACTATTAGGAATATGTTTAGCTGGATTTACTTCTAAAGGTGTTACTTTTTCTGTAGCGCCCGGCAAAGGCAAATCAAAATCAGGTCCTTTTCTGATGATGCGACTGCCGAAATATAAGGCAGAAAAGAAAAGTAAGGTATAGATAACTAGAAAAATGCTTAAAGAGGTTAGCACATTTCCTGATGGTAAATTAGATACGGCATCGGCGGTGCGAATTTGCCCATATACTACCCAAGGTTGTCGGCCTACACAGCGCACGATCCACCCTGATTCTACCGCTAAATAACCAGTAGGGGCGCTGAATACCCATGCCCACATTAATAGTTTTTGATTAGCTAAATTTTCGGGGGTGAATTTGCCCCTAATCCATTGAATTACTGACACTGCCATGATGCCCACAAACAAAAAAGCAATGCCACTCATGAGACGAAACGCATAATATACTAAACCTACCATGGAGGGACGATCTTCAGGTTTCCACTCTTTTAAACCCATGACAGGCTCACTGAGACGGGGTTTAAATTCTAAGATATAACTTAGGGCATTGGGTACTTTGATTTCCCAGTTGTTACTTTCTGTTTGATTATTTGGGGAAGCCAAAAGACTCCAATCTGCTTTCTCCCCTGCTGGTACCGTATCCCACAACGCTTCCATGGCAGCTAATTTGGTGGGTTGATAGTGATATACTTGCTCGGCGCTTAGATGCCCGACATAGACTTGTAAGGGGGTAATGGCGATGGCTATTACTAACACAATTTTAAGGGAGCGAGTAAAAAAAGCCTGATGATGTTTTTTGAGTAAATACCAAGCACTAATGCCTCCAATCACGAATAAGGAAGTTTCAAGGGTAGCCAAAAACATATGGGAAACACTTTTCACCATGAAAGGGTTTAACATCCCTTCAAAATAGTTACTTACCACAAATTTTCCTTCCACAAATTCACCACCGGCAGGGGTTTGCATCCAAGAATTGGCGATCAGAATCCAAAAAGTAGAAAGGTTTGCCCCAACTGCTACTAAAATAGTCGCCATGTAGTGGATAACGGGGTTTACCCTTTCCCAACCGAATAGCATGATGCCCAAGAAACCAGCTTCTAGCATGAATGCCATGGTTGCTTCAAAACCAAGAATACTACCAAAAAAGTCTCCTACTGACTCGGAGAAGGGCGCCCAGTTAGTGCCGAATTGAAATGCCATGGGTGAGCCAGAAGCCACGCCAATGCCGAAGTTTAGCACATACAATTTAGCCCAAAAACGAGCGTGGTAGTAGTAATCTGGATTTTTAGTTTTTAGCCATAATCCTTCCACAATTACTAAATAAATTGCCATGCCCGTAGTTAATACGGGCCACAGCATATGAAAAATTGCAGTGAAGGCAAATTGCATTCTTGATAAAACTAGCGTGTTTGAAAGAAAGTCCATAGTTATAGAAGTGAGGAATTACATTCTCTTTTATTCTAATCACTATTTTTCTTTGACTAACTGTCTTTTTTTGTAAATTGATGATTTATTCACGGTGTTATGAATTAAACGGCTAACAAGTATCGCTCCATTAGCCCATTAAAATAACATTATCGATAACGTGAATAACGCCATTATCTGCTTCAATGTCACTGGCGATAACGGTGGCATTTTTTACCTCAAAACTTTCATCATTACAATCAATAGTAATGGGAGAACCTTCTACAGATTCCACTTGATCAAGTTTTTCTAAGTCTGCTTTAAATAATTTTCCTGATACCACATGATAGGTTAAAATCCGAGCTAATTGGGGAGGATTTTGTACTAAAGTTTGTATGGTGCCGGGGGGAAGTTTGGCAAATGCTTCATCAGTGGGGGCAAATACGGTAAAAGGTCCGGGACTTTTTAATACTTCCACTAAGTCGGCAACCTGCACGGCTGTCACAAGGGTTTTGAAGTTATCGTTATTAACAGCGATTTCAACTATATTAGGCATTTTCTATTATTGTTGTTAACTAATTCTAATAGCTATTGTATAGGATGGTCGTTGATTTTTTTCTCGATAAGTTTTAACTATTCTTAAGTTGTCGCTCATATAAATATGTTCAAAATATGGTTTAGCTTGGGCTGTTGTTTGTAGTTTTTTGTACCATTTTTTATTAAATCTATTTTCTTTTACTTGTACTGATTCGGGATTAAGTTTGTTTTTTTTATCCAAATTTTTAAGGGTTTTGTTAAACCATTTTTCTGCTTTTTCTTGGTTAAATGATGATAAGTTTGCTAACGATATTTTTTGATTGACGGCAATATTTTCAATTACCCATTGTTGATTTTCAATGTAATATTTTTGAATGATCATTAAGTCATAAGCTGGGGAAAATATTTTTTTGAGAAAATTAATGCCATTTACTGGTAAATATCGAGCTATATTAGCATAATAATTTTCGTTAAATATTTGATAGGATTGATTGCCAATACGACCGGGTATAATGTCCACAAAGGGAATTGTTGTCCACAGGGGAAGCCAGACACCGATGAGGGGCGCTGTTTGATTCTCTGGATTCGGAAATTTTGATGCTTTTTTTAGGTTCTCAATGATTGGTAATAATGTTTGTTGATAGTAGTCATTTTTTTGTTTGAGGGGTTCAGTATCTTTGTTAATTATTAGGTTTATTAATTCGGCTTCGGGCGCTGAAAATTTTGTTTTATCTATTATTATTTTATCTTTATTTTCTGTTTGTAACATTTGTTTTTGTTTTCATGAAATAAACTATTAAAATTAACTAAAAATACTTAAAATTTTATCAGATACAACAGTTTTACTCCCTTAAATCTCTCTTTGAGTAGTAGTAAATTTTTTTTCGTTGATCTCAAAATACTTTGCCCTCTCCCCAACCCCTCTCCCACAGGAGAGGGGAGTAATATTTTCTAATAATTGATTAGTTTGAGAAACTAGGATTTTTGAGAATGCAAACGTTTTGGTTAGTAAGGGGAGGAAGGGAGAAGATTTTTTTAATTTATAAGAATTTCACCTGAAACCTGACACCTGAAGCCTGACACCTCCCCTAACCAAAATACTTTTTCAGCAAACCCTAATTATGATTATTTTCATAGGCAGAGACAATTTTTTGGACGAGGGGATGGCGAATAACGTCGGCTTGGGTTAGGTAGCAAAAACCAATGCCTTCGACATTTTTGAGAATGTGACTGGCAACGATTAAGCCTGATTTTTGATTGGTGGGTAAGTCGGTTTGGGTGACATCTCCTGTTACTACCATTTTTGAGCCAAAACCAAGACGGGTTAAGACCATTTTTAGTTGTGCTGGGGTGGTATTTTGGGCTTCATCCACGATAACAAAAGCGTTACTTAAAGTTCTACCTCTCATGTAGGCGAGGGGCGCTACTTCAATTTTGCCTTTTTCCATCAATTCGGGAATTTTGACGGGATCGATAAATTCATATAAGGCATCATAAAGGGGGCGCAAAAAGGGATCAACTTTTTGTTGTAAGTCACCGGGTAAAAAGCCTAGTTTTTCTCCTGCTTCTACGGCAGGGCGTGTTAAAATTAATCTCTCACACTGATTTTGGAGTAGGGCTTGTGCGGCTAAAACGGCGGCGAGAAAAGTTTTTCCTGTACCAGCTGGACCGATCCCAAAGGTTATATCATGGGTTTGAATAGTTTTAATGTACTGTTTTTGTTTGAAGGTTTTAGCTCGGATAGATTCGCCGTTACGGGTGCGCGCTAATACTTCTTGTTGTATGGTTTGATATTCGCCCATTTGATCGGTATTGAGGGCATGGAAGGCGGTGAGAATATCAGGCTCTGTAATTGGTTTACCCTCTTGCCAGTAAGTTTGAAGGGCGCTGATAATAGCTAAACTACGCTTAACGGCGTTGGTTTTACCATAAACTGCTACTTCTTGCCCTTGTAAAGATAATCCAGCGCCCGTCATCCTAGCAATATATTTTAAATTTTCTTCATTACTACCAGCCAAAGCGATGGCACTTTCAATACTAGGAAGGGCTATAGTTTGATTATCTTCACTCATTAGCTATTTTGTCGATATTTTATTTTTTACTCTATCATAATTTATAAGGTAGGAGAGCAGTTGAGTGCTTCGTTACAAATAGATTATATCTTCGCAATTTACCCACCGTGTAATGAATTACACGGCTAACAGTATTTCGTTCAATAAATTGAACTAAGATTGTTTTTAATTTATCTATTTATAGGTGATCAAACGAACTTGATATAATGCCAATGAAAACTTTATTTCTCAGGATATTTTTCATCTAACGTTAAAGCAATTTTAGAGCTAATACCAGCCAACCAATTTTCATCCTGTTTGCTATAACTGCGAGGGATATTAGTTGCCATCATCATCACTCCATCATGATTTAATGGTAAACAAATTAAACCTTGAATATTATCAGGAAAATAATCAAATTCTACTTTACCCGGATAGTGTTTTAAATCCACTAAATAAACTGGCTTCTGAGTCTTAATTACTCTTTCAGTAATTGCTCCTAATTTTATTTCTTTTTTATTACTTAAAATACCTCTTCTTAGTAAAGTTTTACCTTGATAAAAAATAATAATAGATTTAGTTACTGTATTATTAATAATTAAATGACTAGCCCAAGCTAATTCAGTTTTCAATGATTCTGATAAATTTTGCTCCAATTCAAAGCCTTCTTCCCCGTTTAAAATTACACTCTGAGGAGGAACTGAATTAATCTCTCTAGCTAAAATGCTAGTCAGAAGTAACATCGCACATAATAAGATACCGAGAGCGTCGGAGCGCGCTTGAGAGTCTAAAAGAGTGGGAGTAACTAATCGATTAATCATTAATAAAGTTCCCCCTAATATTCCAGCGATTAAGGGTAAGTTTTTTAATAATTGATTGGTGTCTGATTTTTTACTCTTTGTCATACAAAAAGATTATTAAGTTAATAATGTGTTGGGTTTCGTCTGCTCAACCCAACCTACATAATATTTTAATTAGTGGGAACTCTTTTTTCTCCCGGTTCTAGGATACGCTGAAATAAATATCCTGTACCTCTAGCGGTGAGGATTAATTCAGGATTACTAGGGTCCTCCTCCAATTTAGCGCGCAAACGGGAAACATGGACATCCACCACTCTAGTATCCACATGACGCTCAGGGGTATAACCCCATACTTCTTGTAATATTTCGGAGCGTGAAAAGGCATCGCCAGATTTGCTCACTAATAATTCTAATAGGCTAAACTCCATCCCTGTCAAGCGAATGCGTTGATCTCCTTTATAAACCTGTCTTTTGTTGGTATCGATACGGATGGCGTTAACAGAAATCACCCCAGAACTAGGTATTCCAGCGCCCCCCTCCTTATCCACACGTCTTAAAACTGACCTAATTCTCGCTTCTAATTCTTTGGGGGAAAAGGGTTTAACCACATAATCATCAGCGCCTAACTCCAAACCCGTAATACGATCAGCTACATCACCCAGAGCGGTTAACATGATGATAGGAATATCTGATTCTTTGCGTAATTCCTGACAGACACCATAACCATCTAATTTGGGCATCATGACATCTAACACCACTAAATCAGGTTGGGTTTCATGAAAAGTAGCAATGGCATCTTCCCCATCGGCGGCGGTGACTACGTCATAACCAATCATGGATAAACGGGTTTCGAGAATCCGTCTAATACTGGCTTCATCATCAACTACTAATATTCTTTCTTTTTGGTTTTCCAATGAACTAAACTCCTTTGTTCTTTAATCCTTAAAATTAATTATATGTTGATCAAAATTAATTTATATTGTTTGCTTTGTTAAACGCTATATTAGTAATTTACAATAATTTGGCTTAATTTTAGTGATCTAAGTCAAAAATCAGGTAAAGGGCAAGGGGCAAAGGGCAAAGGTTAAAATGCTTTAAAATAAATGGCATTAAGTGATACGTTTACAGTGCATCAACTGTTAATCTATATCAATTATTTTTGGTAATGGTGTAGGAAAGAGGATATTTTTAGAGAAAAAGGTCAATTTATAGCACTTTTTGTAATGGAAAATAGACCTAAACCTCGTCTTTTCAGAGGTGAGCAAATTTAATGGCAATCCAAGCTATCTTTAAATTTACCTTTGCCCTTTGCCGTTTTGAGAGTACAATATTTTAAGCAAAAAATTGATTATAAATAAAAAGTATAAATATAATGGAGCATAAAGGCGTAACAATTTGGTTTACGGGGTTAAGTGGTGCGGGAAAAACCACCATTAGCCAAGTGGTAGCCCAAAAACTGAAAGATGCTGGTTATAAATTAGAAGTGCTTGACGGCGACATCGTGCGCACTAATTTAACTAAAGGATTGGGTTTTAGTAAGGAAGACAGAGACGAAAATATCCGCCGTATCGGTTTTGTCTCGAATCTTTTAACCCGTAATAATGTGATTGTCATTGTCTCTGCCATTTCTCCTTATCGTGCGGTTAGAGAGGAAGTGAGGGAAAAAATCGGTAATTTTGTGGAAGTGTTTGTTAATGCACCTTTAGCTACTTGTGAGGAGAGAGACGTTAAGGGTTTGTATAAAAAGGCGCGCGCCGGGGAAATCAAGATGTTTACGGGAATTAGTGATCCTTATGAAGCGCCCCTCACCCCTGAAATTGAATGTAGGACTGATTTAGAGGAGTTGGACGAAAGTGTTAACAAAGTTTTAGATAGTCTCAAAAATTTAGGTTATCTTAGTTAGATTATCGCCCTTTGCCCTTTTGACAGGTAGAGGGCAGGGGAAAATATTTAGGCTAAGATAATGTTAAATGTTTACTTTCCGATGAAAATATGCAAGGAATTGATTTTGTAATTGACGAAAAAGGCATCAAAAAAGCTGTATTAATCGATTTAGAACAGTGGGGAGAAGTTTGGGAAAATTTTTATGATATTCTGGTTTCAAAACAAAGAGACGATGAAGAAGAAATTTCATGGGAGGAATTAAAGCAAGAATTAGAATCTGAGCAAAATTTACATGATTGAATATCAAATAAAGTTCAAATCATCAACAGTTAAAGAGTTTAAAAATTTACCCTCAAGTATGCAAAAGCGTATTGGTGATATTTTAGAAAAAATGAAACAAAATCCTCGAACTTCTGGAGTATTAAAACTGAAAGGGGATAGCCAACTATACAGAGTTAGAGTAGGAGATTATCGTATAATTTTTAATATTGATGATGAGCAAAAATTAGTTAAAGTTACTAGAATTAGACATCGTCAAGATGTTTATAAAAAATGATTATTTTTGATAGTATAAATTGGTCTAATCCTTGGTTAACCGCCGTAATTTTAAATACCATTTTAATTATTTTGGCGTTTATTTTGCCCAAAAAGTTATTAACCGTCATGGGTTATCTTAATGCTTGGTTTTTGGGGATAATTGTCTGGGGTTGCTTGGGGTGGCAAGGTTACACGGTGGTGATGTTTTATTTCCTCGTGGGTTCAACGGTAACGCGCATCGGGAAACAGGAAAAGGAGGCGCTGGGTATTGCGGAAAAGCGTGATGGCATGAGAGGCCCTGAAAATGTGTGGGGGAGTGCGCTGGTGGGCGCTTTATGTGCTTTAGGGGTGTTATTTGTTTCTACTTCTTGGCAATCTTTATTAATTCTTGCTTATGTAGCTAGTTTTGCCACGAAGTTATCGGATACTTCTGCTTCGGAGGTGGGTAAGGCTTACGGTAAAAATACTTTTTTGATTACTACTTTTCAACCCGTCAAAAGAGGCACGGAGGGCGCTGTTAGTTTAGAGGGGACGGGCGCTGGAATTATTGCTAGTATATTAATCTCTCTGGTGGCTTTATCTCTAGGCATGATTTCCCCTATGGGAGTTGTAATCGCAATAATTGCTTCTTTTATCGCTACCAATATTGAAAGTTTTATCGGTGCTACTTTGCAAACTAATTTCGATTGGTTAACTAATGAGTTAGTCAATGTTATTAATACACTGGTGGGGGCGCTGGTGGCGATTTTACTAGGTTATTTCTTCATTCTTTAAAACTATTATCCCCCTCTCCTCCCGCTTGAAGATCAGGGTTTTTGCCAAATTAAACCAAAAATCTAAATTTTTGGAAAGGGAGGCAGAGGAAGAAAGAGAGAAAATTAATTATCCATTATTCATTTATAAAACATCTTGCAGATTAACACCGACGGTGGAAATTTCTAAAAATGCTGAACCCATTTTCTTTGTTTCAAGGCGCTCTTTGACTTTAGTATAAACAGGACTAGGGAAGGTAATATAACCAGACTCAGCAACCAAATCTCCATTAGCTTCATCAGCATAATAGTTAGCAAATGCCTGAACCTCAGCGCGCGCCAACGCAGATTCACTAACATAGATAAATAAAGGACGAGCTAAAGGCTGATAAAGTCCTTGTTCCACATTGGCAACAGTAGGCTCAACACAACCATCACCGCCATCATTAGGGTCTTCATTATCAATATTAACACCATGAATCTTGTCTACATTTTCCTCTAAATAGGCTAAACCGAAATAGCCCAAACTACCAAGGTCACCACTGACACCCTGCACAATAACGTTATCATCTTCCGTAGAGGTGACGTCTCCCCTAGCAACCCCTCCGTCACCATTGATAGCTTCCGTAAAGTAATCAAAAGTACCCGAATCAGTACCCGGTGCATATAAACTTAAAGGTTGGTCAGGAAAATTATCTCTAACTTGATTCCAGTTAGTAATTTTACCTTGTGCTCCTGGTGACCAAACCTTTTTCAATTCAGCGGCGGTTAAGCAATAAGCCCAATCATTATCCTTATGCACCACCACAGAAAGGGCATCAAAAGCCACAGGAATTTCAATGAAGTTGATACTATTTTTAGCGCACTCCTCCGCCTCTGAAGGTTTAATGGGACGAGAAGCATTGGAAATATCCGTTTCACCAGCGCAAAACTTCTTAAAACCGCCCC
The sequence above is drawn from the Cyanobacterium sp. T60_A2020_053 genome and encodes:
- the cysC gene encoding adenylyl-sulfate kinase, translated to MEHKGVTIWFTGLSGAGKTTISQVVAQKLKDAGYKLEVLDGDIVRTNLTKGLGFSKEDRDENIRRIGFVSNLLTRNNVIVIVSAISPYRAVREEVREKIGNFVEVFVNAPLATCEERDVKGLYKKARAGEIKMFTGISDPYEAPLTPEIECRTDLEELDESVNKVLDSLKNLGYLS
- a CDS encoding type II toxin-antitoxin system RelE/ParE family toxin, producing MIEYQIKFKSSTVKEFKNLPSSMQKRIGDILEKMKQNPRTSGVLKLKGDSQLYRVRVGDYRIIFNIDDEQKLVKVTRIRHRQDVYKK
- a CDS encoding TIGR00297 family protein, which produces MIIFDSINWSNPWLTAVILNTILIILAFILPKKLLTVMGYLNAWFLGIIVWGCLGWQGYTVVMFYFLVGSTVTRIGKQEKEALGIAEKRDGMRGPENVWGSALVGALCALGVLFVSTSWQSLLILAYVASFATKLSDTSASEVGKAYGKNTFLITTFQPVKRGTEGAVSLEGTGAGIIASILISLVALSLGMISPMGVVIAIIASFIATNIESFIGATLQTNFDWLTNELVNVINTLVGALVAILLGYFFIL
- a CDS encoding PstS family phosphate ABC transporter substrate-binding protein; protein product: MFVSNSKNKFYLVFPLILAGVLGSCASNNTTATSGNNSTGNKTSSLSGSISIDGSSTVFPLTEIMSEEFQNSYPDVRIAIGVSGTGGGFKKFCAGETDISNASRPIKPSEAEECAKNSINFIEIPVAFDALSVVVHKDNDWAYCLTAAELKKVWSPGAQGKITNWNQVRDNFPDQPLSLYAPGTDSGTFDYFTEAINGDGGVARGDVTSTEDDNVIVQGVSGDLGSLGYFGLAYLEENVDKIHGVNIDNEDPNDGGDGCVEPTVANVEQGLYQPLARPLFIYVSESALARAEVQAFANYYADEANGDLVAESGYITFPSPVYTKVKERLETKKMGSAFLEISTVGVNLQDVL